The Eleginops maclovinus isolate JMC-PN-2008 ecotype Puerto Natales chromosome 18, JC_Emac_rtc_rv5, whole genome shotgun sequence genome segment aagtctGTGCCTTTTTTTGATTCCAACATCTCTTAGGTTACAAAAGAGGAAATGATGATATAAGTAAAGCAGATTTGGGGAGAGCCCAATCACTGTACCGTTTCAGGAGCCCAGTCATGTCTATGGGCATGTCTGTTTGCTGTTATCTTTTACTGAAGGTTGGGCTCTGCAGTATTGCTTGAAAATGCTTGTGCAGAATTCTGGATCTTGTTTAAATTGCTCTTATATAAACCCACGTAGGACCCTCTGTGAGAATAATAACAGAATGACAGAATAATAAAATTGTCATCATTATATACATAACAAAGTTTTAAGCCCCGTGCGGGGAGTTAAAGTCGCTTAATACTCTGGGGATTGCTTGATTCATTTGTTTGATGGCACACTGAACCAGAACTGAGAATAAACATGCAAAATTACAATATATTAGCTTTTTGATTAATAAACATAATATAGTTGAGGCTCTCCCAATATTGTAGATTTACAGCTTGGCTTGAAGGGGAAGGaaatttaattattttggttATAAGTCAGTTGCTTTTTGTCCACagtagaaaacagaaaacatttccaacCTTTGAGCCGGGAGGAGGGGGCAGCCCCAGGAAGGCAAACACAGCATTGTCCTCTTTGGCATCGAAGAACGTCTCATAGTCctgcaagaaaaaaagtgacctcactatgtaacactcgcgttctattgactagcgctccaacacattgtatgtgatagactaaggggcgggacatctccgTCTCTATCCATCAACAAAGAGccggccagataaccaatcagagcagactgggctctggtttcagacagagggtgaaaaaaggtgctgcagcacaggcagtatgagaaaaataaagagctttttggacattgGAGCATGtagaaatgtcacagtagacTAAATACTAAAaggaacctgaaaataagcagaatagggcctctttgacTAAATCTTCTTTTCTGACTAACTAAACATGTGCACTTGCAGGTCTGTACACTGAAGTGGTTGCATATAATGTAAATTctgtattttaactttaaaaatattcttCGATAATGGCCCTTCACTATTTTCAGGGGTCAAACACTGAAAAAGGTTGTGTTTACAGTGAGTGTGAGTCTGTGTACTCACCCCGCAGTATCCCTCCTCATTGAAGATCTGGGGGGGCAGCGGGATGCCGTTGGAGGGCTTCTTCTCCTGCGGGACGTTTTGCCTCATCCACATGCGGTTCTCCTCGCTGCAAGCGATGTCCAGCTGAGCATACTCCACTTTAAGAGCCTCCAGGAATCCCACCAcatcctgctgctttttcttgatctggcaaaaataataataaacaagatAAGCTTCAAATAAGATTGCACAgaaaggaaaaactgaaatatgaactctaaaatgtgaaaatgttgtttttcttgagtTTCTCTAAGGGTAAAAGTGTGCATCGCTAAAATATGAGCCTTTCTTGGTCCCCTGTTCCACCAAATAGACATAAACTAGGCCTCAAACTATGAGTTAATTAATCGTAAATGAATTACTTATATATTTGATAAGTCATTTAAGGTGTTTAACAAGAaaaactatacatttttattccactgttgatatgtaaatattttcttaattttatttcattatagaCCTTGTGCAACTCcctgtttacatgctgctatgaGGAAAACATGTCCTCACAGCGCCTCAGGGACATCCCACTGCTCTGTGACCTATTTATTACATCTGTTTTAATATGAATGACTCAGGTACCTGTACTTCCATTTAATGCTGCTCTACAATTTTACTCCCCTTAACTTATTGAACTGCTTTAGTGACTTTtcagatgtttcattaaatCATGTGATAAACTTTGAACGATGCCAAATGTTGGTGATATTTCTGTACATTCGCTCAAGCAacatgttaaattaaatgtttacttgtaacaaagtacTTTTACAATGAAGTATAGCTACCTACTTACTTAATTAAGAAATCTGAGAACTTATTCGACCTCTAATCACaactgtatttaatttataCTTGCCTAAACCCTGCGCGTCAGCTGTAAATATTTATCTATTTACATAGAATTGTCTATTCTTTGCCTCACAACAACTGTGAAACTGTTATCAATATGTGGACATACTGCAAACTCATGCACTCTCTTGTTGGATGCAAACTGGATTTCTtcgtaaacaaaaacaatatcttgttgttatttatttcatttaaatactgtgcaaatattttgcacatttgtatacCAAGCTACTTCTTTCGAtatctgcacagctttccacTTTCTCCTAACAATAatggacacatttttatttcattactcTGGGTGGTTTGTGATATTATGCTATACTTGTctatatttcatgtaaatatttctCAATATTTGAATGCTATAATAGTTATATTTTGGGTGTTTTTGCTTACAATTAAacttctttaactgtgtttatttatgcaccatatacaccaaggcaaattcctcgtatgtgtgAACCTACTTGGAAAGAAATCTGTTTCTAATGTGCAATGGCAATAAAGTGTATAATCTAATCAAACGAGGACCTTGTATCTGTCCCAGGATACTCTGCATGGAAGACAGCCACATTTAGGACACGCTAAACAAAATCCACTCAGAGGATAACACCCAGCTCAATCAGCTGTAAGACAACACTGCTAGCAAACTGGGCCACCATGCCACCCCTGCTTCAAACTGCTTATTTAGCTTTGCCAAAAGTAGATCTAGAAGTTAAATTCACCCCCTCCCTGCATGCTGTGTTTTATCCCTCCAACCTGTTTTTAACGAGTTTCTTCAGGGTAAATTACATGCCGAATAGTTCGAAAATGCTCTTTCTGAAGGGGTACATTCCCACGTAACACCAGGTGGTGGTGTGAAGAGTTTCTATATCGGGGGAGTTCTCGAAAGCTCCACATGTGAATAACATCGACTCGCTAATTAAAAAATCCTCTATTAAAACACTGCTATAGGAGAAAACTCACACAAGTAAACATCCAAATTACGCATGCAAAATCAAAAGGCAAGTGACATTCGCTTCAAGGTTTTGCGCATTTGAAGTGAAGTCCTGATCGGTTAACACACGGGAaagttaatttaaatgtttaatgagtCGTGTTGCGGGAGAACTCACCGCAGTGGATCCCGACGAAGAGGCGAGGAAAACTTTGATAACCATTTTGTTCAAATTTAGTTTGTGGAGTCGGGCTGTATGCAACAAGTAGGCTCTTAAAGGAGCAGGCGGCCTCTTCTATTATTAGAGCTCACTCAGCACACAGCacgaagacacacacacacacacacacacacacacactgctggggGCTATTTTAGTCTGTAGGCTCCATTAGTGCAGGATTGGCGGGTTGGCCCCTAGGGGcgcagcagcacacacactgattggGCTGTGCAGCTGTCTGTCGGTGCAGGACACTGAGGTTTTATTAGCTCGGGGCTCAGTGCATATATGGACAGAAATAGACCACTGACCAGCACTATAGGCTGTCAGGCTTTGGTTTCCTAACGCAGAAACTCAGAGCAGTTAAGTGGGAAAAACACTGCGTTAGGCTGCGtccaatatatatttttatttgcaattgTACACAACAAGGCCACCCCACCCCTTTTGTAAGGCTAATTTACGTTTTTACTATACATTTGTGACCTTTGTGTAATGTGTGgtatattaaatctgttcatacatacagttagttactctctgaggtcatggaGAGCGCAGAGAAGATGTCGTTCAGGAGCCATATGGTGGGCAATCGGATGTTGTATAACAACCTCCGAAATACGTTAGGGGTCCCATatgaacggacacatgtcattgattacctcctgtgagaACACAAACTTTGGACACggacacacattttcttctataaattgtatgcacaaagacagttcggggggacttccacaattagctctgggaacctcgtattgtccgtgttggtgtatgatactatgctgttgtaataaaccttattatatacaagctggtgtctccggagacttcttcatcatctccacaaacatcgctacaagaaATACCTCAAATGTCTTCTCCTTCTAGAAATCCCTGGGGCTGCTCGGATTGGTGTTTGTCTGGGTGTACTAAACAGTGTGTTACATCCCCAAAAAGGGTCTAGGGAACAAAAGCAATATAGGCGTGGCAACAGTCTAATAATCTGTGTCTAAAGTTTTACCTACGTGGTGAAATGTAGACCGCACCCAAAACATACCTAAGTCCTCAACCTCCCACCTCACTCACATTTCACAATAATCAGACACTAGATCTAGCAAGATTCACAGCACAATCAACAAATAGTAGAAAGTTCAGAGAGGCTCTggagtcagcagcaggcccaggtcTGAGAGCTTCCTGGATCGCCTCCTTTATGACTGGCTCTGGCTGCTGATAGGCTAGCTGAGGGTGAGGGGGTCCAATCAGCAGTCAGTCACAGCACCAGCAGGTATTGATCAGCTGTTGATTACCTGGAGTAAAGAAAGGGGGACAAGAGAGAAGATAAAAgattttctgattctgattggaATATCCTTGAATTGGAAGAACAATCCTGGCAATAATgatccttcatttaaaaaaacaaacatttacaagaAGTCAATTCTTGCCATTGTTATCCTAGTGAGCTGTCCCTATCTATTCTAATTGCCATGAAAAAAGCCTTCAAGCTAAAAGAACCGGTTGCACCCG includes the following:
- the sh3bgr gene encoding SH3 domain-binding glutamic acid-rich protein isoform X36 is translated as MVIKVFLASSSGSTAIKKKQQDVVGFLEALKVEYAQLDIACSEENRMWMRQNVPQEKKPSNGIPLPPQIFNEEGYCGDYETFFDAKEDNAVFAFLGLPPPPGSKQAAAEEEEEEEQEEEEAEVQEEEEAE
- the sh3bgr gene encoding SH3 domain-binding glutamic acid-rich protein isoform X34 — translated: MVIKVFLASSSGSTAIKKKQQDVVGFLEALKVEYAQLDIACSEENRMWMRQNVPQEKKPSNGIPLPPQIFNEEGYCGDYETFFDAKEDNAVFAFLGLPPPPGSKQAAAEEEEEEEQEEEELLQLEEEEEAEVQEEEEAE
- the sh3bgr gene encoding SH3 domain-binding glutamic acid-rich protein isoform X33: MVIKVFLASSSGSTAIKKKQQDVVGFLEALKVEYAQLDIACSEENRMWMRQNVPQEKKPSNGIPLPPQIFNEEGYCGDYETFFDAKEDNAVFAFLGLPPPPGSKQAAAEEEEEEEQEEEDLQSEEEEELLQLEEEEEAEVQEEEEAE
- the sh3bgr gene encoding SH3 domain-binding glutamic acid-rich protein isoform X37 translates to MVIKVFLASSSGSTAIKKKQQDVVGFLEALKVEYAQLDIACSEENRMWMRQNVPQEKKPSNGIPLPPQIFNEEGYCGDYETFFDAKEDNAVFAFLGLPPPPGSKQAAAEEEEEEEQEEEDLQSEEEEAE
- the sh3bgr gene encoding SH3 domain-binding glutamic acid-rich protein isoform X24, with translation MVIKVFLASSSGSTAIKKKQQDVVGFLEALKVEYAQLDIACSEENRMWMRQNVPQEKKPSNGIPLPPQIFNEEGYCGDYETFFDAKEDNAVFAFLGLPPPPGSKEAEHVGIVENGNHAEETIAENGNVDNSIQAAAEEEEEEEQEEEDLQSEEEEELLQLEEEEEAEVQEEEEAE
- the sh3bgr gene encoding SH3 domain-binding glutamic acid-rich protein isoform X28 → MVIKVFLASSSGSTAIKKKQQDVVGFLEALKVEYAQLDIACSEENRMWMRQNVPQEKKPSNGIPLPPQIFNEEGYCGDYETFFDAKEDNAVFAFLGLPPPPGSKEAEHVGIVENGNHAEETIAENGNVDNSIAAAEEEEEEEQEEEDLQSEEEEEAEVQEEEEAE
- the sh3bgr gene encoding SH3 domain-binding glutamic acid-rich protein isoform X30, with amino-acid sequence MVIKVFLASSSGSTAIKKKQQDVVGFLEALKVEYAQLDIACSEENRMWMRQNVPQEKKPSNGIPLPPQIFNEEGYCGDYETFFDAKEDNAVFAFLGLPPPPGSKEAEHVGIVENGNHAEETIAENGNVDNSIAAAEEEEEEEQEEEEAEVQEEEEAE
- the sh3bgr gene encoding SH3 domain-binding glutamic acid-rich protein isoform X25 — protein: MVIKVFLASSSGSTAIKKKQQDVVGFLEALKVEYAQLDIACSEENRMWMRQNVPQEKKPSNGIPLPPQIFNEEGYCGDYETFFDAKEDNAVFAFLGLPPPPGSKEAEHVGIVENGNHAEETIAENGNVDNSIAAAEEEEEEEQEEEDLQSEEEEELLQLEEEEEAEVQEEEEAE
- the sh3bgr gene encoding SH3 domain-binding glutamic acid-rich protein isoform X29 produces the protein MVIKVFLASSSGSTAIKKKQQDVVGFLEALKVEYAQLDIACSEENRMWMRQNVPQEKKPSNGIPLPPQIFNEEGYCGDYETFFDAKEDNAVFAFLGLPPPPGSKEAEHVGIVENGNHAEETIAENGNVDNSIQAAAEEEEEEEQEEEEAEVQEEEEAE
- the sh3bgr gene encoding SH3 domain-binding glutamic acid-rich protein isoform X32, with protein sequence MVIKVFLASSSGSTAIKKKQQDVVGFLEALKVEYAQLDIACSEENRMWMRQNVPQEKKPSNGIPLPPQIFNEEGYCGDYETFFDAKEDNAVFAFLGLPPPPGSKEAEHVGIVENGNHAEETIAENGNVDNSIAAAEEEEEEEQEEEAE
- the sh3bgr gene encoding SH3 domain-binding glutamic acid-rich protein isoform X38: MVIKVFLASSSGSTAIKKKQQDVVGFLEALKVEYAQLDIACSEENRMWMRQNVPQEKKPSNGIPLPPQIFNEEGYCGDYETFFDAKEDNAVFAFLGLPPPPGSKQAAAEEEEEEEQEEEAE
- the sh3bgr gene encoding SH3 domain-binding glutamic acid-rich protein isoform X27, producing the protein MVIKVFLASSSGSTAIKKKQQDVVGFLEALKVEYAQLDIACSEENRMWMRQNVPQEKKPSNGIPLPPQIFNEEGYCGDYETFFDAKEDNAVFAFLGLPPPPGSKEAEHVGIVENGNHAEETIAENGNVDNSIQAAAEEEEEEEQEEEDLQSEEEEEAEVQEEEEAE
- the sh3bgr gene encoding SH3 domain-binding glutamic acid-rich protein isoform X35 — translated: MVIKVFLASSSGSTAIKKKQQDVVGFLEALKVEYAQLDIACSEENRMWMRQNVPQEKKPSNGIPLPPQIFNEEGYCGDYETFFDAKEDNAVFAFLGLPPPPGSKQAAAEEEEEEEQEEEDLQSEEEEEAEVQEEEEAE
- the sh3bgr gene encoding SH3 domain-binding glutamic acid-rich protein isoform X31 — translated: MVIKVFLASSSGSTAIKKKQQDVVGFLEALKVEYAQLDIACSEENRMWMRQNVPQEKKPSNGIPLPPQIFNEEGYCGDYETFFDAKEDNAVFAFLGLPPPPGSKEAEHVGIVENGNHAEETIAENGNVDNSIQAAAEEEEEEEQEEEAE
- the sh3bgr gene encoding SH3 domain-binding glutamic acid-rich protein isoform X26, translating into MVIKVFLASSSGSTAIKKKQQDVVGFLEALKVEYAQLDIACSEENRMWMRQNVPQEKKPSNGIPLPPQIFNEEGYCGDYETFFDAKEDNAVFAFLGLPPPPGSKEAEHVGIVENGNHAEETIAENGNVDNSIQAAAEEEEEEEQEEEELLQLEEEEEAEVQEEEEAE